A stretch of DNA from Phragmitibacter flavus:
TTCTTCAAAACCTTTGTTGCGGCGCCGGTGTTCGGTGATGGCGCTGCTGAAGTCGATGTCTTCTTCTTTAAAGGCACCCTCGATGAGGTTTTTGACGCGCGCTTTGACGCGGTCGTTGGTGACGGGGGTGAAGTCGTTGCGGGCAACGCGGAAGATGTCGATGACACAGTCGTCGCTGCGACGATAGAGGTCGGCACCAAGAATATTGATGTTCATGGCGGACAGGGCTCCGGAGACGCGGGCGAGGAGCAGGTGGCGATCCCAGCAGAGCACGGTGAGTTCGCTGATGCCCTGCTCGGGGCGGTCGTCCCAATGGAGGATGGGAAGGAGGCTTTGAGGAGCGGGGTCTTCGTGGACTTTGCGGAAGAAGTCGCGCAGTTGTTTGATGTGGACGGCGATGGTGTCGGCGTCGCGGAAGTTGAAATAACTGCGCGGCATGTGCCGGACGTGGGCGGCGATTTCGTGCTCGAAAGTGGTGTCGAGTTTCTTGCGGATGTCGGAGCCGAGTTCGCGCAGGGGCGCGGTGGCGGAGCGGAGGAAGTCGGAGGGGTCGTTGAGATAAGCGACGGTGGTGCGGTAGAGGTGGAGGATGAGGGATTCCTTCCAGGAGTTCCAGCCTTTGTCGGAGGTGCCCTGGGAGTCGACAAGGGTCATGACGACGAGGGCGTCGAGGTTTTGTTTGCTGCGGATGATGTCGGCAAATTCGGCGATGACCTTGGGGTCTTCGATGTTTTTGCTGGTGGCGGTGCGGTAGAGGGTGAGGTGGTGGTCGACGAGGAACATGAGGAGCCGCAGGCGGGCACCTTTGATCTGGAATCGGCGCGCGACGCGGTGGGCGAGGGTGGCGGAGGCGTCGGAATGGGTGGCGGTGTTGTGGGCGCGACCGGAGTCGTGAAGAAGGAGGGCGAGATAGAGGATGTAGGGTTCCTGGAGGTCGTGGAACAGGCGCTGGTAGAGGCCGAGTCCAGGCTGGGGGGTGCCGGCGAGTTCGTCGAGTTTGTCGATGGTGCGCAGGGTATGTTCGTCGGCGGTGTAGCGATGGAAAAACTCGTGTTGCACGAGGCAGGTGAGGGCACCGAATTCGGGCATGTAACGACCGAGCACACCGACGCGATGCATCTGGCGGAGGGTGCGGGCGACGTCGCCTTTTTGGTTGAGGATGGCTTCGAAGGACTCGCGCGCGGCTTTGTTGTAGCGGAAGCTGATGTTGATGAGGTGGAAGTTTTTTTGGACCAGGTTGTGAAGCTCGGGGCTGAGGCGGAGGTGGCGTTGCTGGGTATGGACGAAGAGGCGGATGAGGCGCGGCGGGTCTTCGGTGAAGATGTTGTCGTGCTCGGCGTAGATGCGTTCGTGTTTGCTGATGAAGCCGTCGAATTTTTCGGTTTTCGGGGCGCGGCCTTTAAGCAGGCGCTGGACGAGGCTGGGTTTTTCGGTCTCGATGGCCTGGAGGTGGTAGCGATCCATCAACTCGGCGGTGCGGTGCAGGAGATTGGTGGTGTGCTGGTAGTAGTCGCGCATGAATTCCTCAATGCGGATGAGGATTTTTTTGTGTCGATAGCCGAGGTTGGTGGCGACGACTCCCTGGAGGCGGAGGGTGAGGGTGTCCTGTTCGCGCTTTTCAACGTAGTGCATCTCGTTGCGGACGCGCAGGAGGAAGTCGTAGGCGCGTTCCATGTCGCGCAGGGCGTTGAGCGAGAGGAGGTCTTTTTTGATGAGGTCGCGGAGGCGGACGGTGCGGTGTTTGGCGTAGGTGGTCCAGATGGCGTTTTGGTGGTCGCGCAGGCCGCCGCAGCCGTTTTTGATGTTGGGTTCCTGGACGAAGGGGGTGTTTTCGTGCTTGGAGTGGCGGTCGGCGAGGTCGCGCTGACGCATGCGCAGGAACTCGGTTTCGTGACCGTCCATGCAGGTGGCGTCGAAGCGCAACTTGAATTCGGTGAAGGCTGTTTCGTTGCCGGCGATGTGACGGCCTTCGATGAGGGCGGTTTTGACCTGGTTGTCCTGATTGGCGGCGCGAAACGCCTCGCTGACGGAGCGGGTGGAGGAGTCGCCGACTTTAAATCCGATGTCCCAGAGAAGGGTGATGAAGGTGGAGATGAGCTTGCAGGTGGACTCGAGGGCGGAGCCGATCTTGTCGGGGACGAGGAACATGAGGTCGACGTCGCTGAAGGGATTCATCTGGCGGCGACCATAACCGCCGGTGGCGACGATGCTGACCGGGAGTTTGCTGGAGGAGGTTTTGGCTTCGGTGCGGGCGACTTCGCTCCAGAGGTGTTTGAGGGCGACGTCGTAGATGTCGGCGCGGGCCTCGGTGATTTCGAGTCCGCCGCCGCCGGCGCGGTGGGCCATGAGGAGGCGGGCTTCTTCGATTTTGCGGAAGCGTTTGTAGGTGCGGAGGGTCTCGGCGCGGCTGCGAGGTTTGTCGGGGGCCGGGGGGAGGGTTTGTTTGGCGCGTTGCTGGAGTTTTTGCTTTTTATTGAGGTCGGCCATGGAGAGAAAAAGAACGGTCGGCGGTGGCGGTGCGCGCTGAAAGGGTGGTGGATCGAGGAATATTTAAAACGTGATGATGGCGTGCGCGGGACCGTATGACGAGATTTTTTCGCGACCGTTGAGGAAGGCGAGTTCAATGAAGAACACGGAGCCGATCAGGTTGGCCTCGGCGGTGGTGATGAGCTGGAGGGCGGCGGCGGCGGTGCCTCCGGTGGCGAGGAGGTCGTCGGCAAGAAGGATGTTTTCGCCGGGAAGGATGGCGTCTTCGTGCATTTCGAGGGAGGCGGTGCCGTATTCAAGGGCGTAGTCGACCCCGCGGGTGCGCCAGGGGAGTTTGCCTTTTTTGCGGGCGGGGACGAATCCGCAGCCGAGGTGGGCGGCGAGCATGGCGCCAAAGATGAAACCGCGGGCGTCGATGCCGACGATCTTGTCGATTTTCTGGTCGGTCACGGTGGCGGCCATGGTTTCGATGGTGAGTCGGAGGAGGTCGGGATCGGCCAGGACGGGGGTGATGTCTTTGAAAAGGATACCGGGACTCGGGAAGTCGGGCACGTCACGGATGGCTTGGCGAAGGCGGGAGAGTGAGTCGGAATCCATGGCGGACTACCGTGCATGGAATTTCGAGGGAGGCAATTTGAAAGGATGAAGGATGAAGAGCGGTGAGGTTCTTCAGGCCCACATGGGACGGGGGGCTTCGAAGGTTTGGCGTTGCTGGGTGAGTGGGTGGGTGAAGGTCATGCGCGAGGCGTGAAGACAGAGGGGCGGGGCTTCGGTGTCGAGGGTTTGGGTGGGGCCGTTTTGATGATTGGGGAGATAGGCTTGATCACCGACGATAGGGAAACCGAGGTGCCAGAGATGGACGCGGATTTGATTGGTGCGGCCGGTGATGGGACGCGCTTCGAGAAGGGCGGTGCCGTCGGGATCGCGGGAGATGACGGTGAATTCGGTGCGGGCGGGGAGGCCGTTGAGGTGATCGATGGTGCGTGATCCGGCGAGGCCAGGTTCGTCGCTGATGGGTTGATCGCTGAAAAAGTGATCGGTGGGAGGATGACCCTGGACGCGGGTGAGGTAGATTTTTTCGACTTCACCGCGTTCGAACTGGGGTTGGAGGAGGTTGGCGAAGTGTCGGGTGAGGGTGCAGATGACGAGGCCGGTGGTGTTGGCGTCGAGTCGATGAGCGGCGCGAATTTTACGGGGATCGTAAGCGAGATTGAGGAGGTGTTGCAGGGTGTTGCGATTGAAGCGCCCGGCGGGATGCATGGGCAGCGGGGCGGGTTTGTTGATGACGAGGATGGCTTCGTCTTCGTAAAGGAGCTCGATGGCGGCGTTGATATCGGGCTCGGTCAGGTTGCGCTGCATGCGGACGTAACGTTCACCGGCGTGGACGATGTGGTCGGCGGCGACGGGATGGCCGTTGGTGTCGAGGAAAGCGTCTTCAGCGCAGAGGCGTCGCCATTCGTCGCGACTGATGTGGGGGAAGATGGTGACGAGGGCGTCGACGAAGGGGAGGCTGTCGCAGGACTCGGGAATGTTGAGGGGACGTGAATTGTCGTAGGGAGTGGAGCCGGGGAGGGGTTTGGAAAGGAGATCGGCGAGCCGGGCGCGGCTGGCGGCAAGGGTTTCGGTCAGTTGCTGTTCGCTGGTTCGGTAGCAATACGGGCAGGATTGACCGGGGATGTAGCGGGGATCGCTGTGTTCTTCTTCGGTGAGGGGGCTTTGGCAGGCGAAACAGACGGCGGAACTGGTTTCGCGCAGGGCGGGGTCGACGCCGACGCGCTGGTCGAAGACGAAACATTCGCCGTCGTAGTGGTCGCCGCCGCAGTCTTCGAAATACTTGAGGATGCCGCCGTCGAGCTGGTGGATGTCGGTGAAACCTTCGCGTTCCATGAAGGGGCCGGCTTTCTCGCAACGGATTCCGCCGGTGCAGAACATGACGATGGGCTGGTGTTTGAGTTCCTCGGGGAGTTGGCGGACGGCTTCGGGGAACTCGCGGAAGTGGTCGATGGGGAGGATGTGGGCGTTTTTGAAGGTGCCGAGTTTGACTTCGTAGTCGTTGCGGGTGTCGAGAAGGGTGACGGGTTTGCCTTCGTCCAGCCAGGCCTTGAGTTGTTTTGGCGAAAGTTTGGGGGAGGTGCGTTGGGCGGGGTTGATGCCTTCGACGCCGAACGAAATGATTTCTTTTTTGAGGCGCACCAGCATGCGGTTGAAGGGCTGGTGGTCGCTGAGGCTGTATTTGGGGGAGAGGGTTTCGAGGCCAGGGATGTCGCGGAGGCGGGTGAGGAGGTTCTCGATGTTTTCGGCACTGCCGGCGATGAACAGGTTGATGCCTTCGGGAGCGAGGAGGATGGTGCCCTTGAGGTTCCAGGTTTTGCAGTCGGCAAGGAGGGATTCGCGCAGGGATTTGAGGTCCGTCAGGTTGGCGAACAGGTAGGCGGCGATGTTGGTGAAAGAGGGCATCAAAGAAGGGCTAAAGGATAAAGGCTAAGGGCTAAAGGGGGCTGACTCGCAACTGCATTGCTATCGGAGGCGGTAGTGGCCGGTGAGGGGGAATTGGAAAAGGCGGTCTTCTTCCTGGGTGCCGGTGCCGATGTTGTGAATGATGAGGTAAGTGCCGGTGGCGGATTTTTTGTCGCTGACGATCATGATGTGGGGAAGGTTGCCGCCGACGAGGCAGGTGACGAGGTCGCCGGGTTGGTAGTTGGCAGGATCGGTGGTGGCTTTGAGTTTTTGGTGATGGCGGGTGAGGTAGACCTGCAGGTTGGGGACGCGGCGGTGGTCGATGTTTTTGTCGGGTCGTTTGAGGCCCCAGATTTTGGGGGATTTGGCAAAATTGGCGCGCATGTCTTCGTGGACGAGCTTTTGCAGGTCGAGGTTGAGGGCGTCGCGCATGGCGCGGATGACGACATCGGTGCAAACGCCGCGTTCTTTGGGAAGGTCACCGTTGGGGTAGGTGAGGCTGACGTAGGCGGGGTCGTAGTGGGTGGTGACGCCGATTTGTTTGCGGGCGGAGTTGATGAGTTTTTGGGCGGGAGATTGGTCGGCGAGAAGGGGGGTGGTGAGGGTGAGAAAGAGGTGGAGGGTGATGGAGAGGATGGGATGCATGGGGTGCGGTGAGGGCAATATGCGTGGGTGACCGGCAGGCTGCAAGT
This window harbors:
- the glnD gene encoding [protein-PII] uridylyltransferase, whose protein sequence is MADLNKKQKLQQRAKQTLPPAPDKPRSRAETLRTYKRFRKIEEARLLMAHRAGGGGLEITEARADIYDVALKHLWSEVARTEAKTSSSKLPVSIVATGGYGRRQMNPFSDVDLMFLVPDKIGSALESTCKLISTFITLLWDIGFKVGDSSTRSVSEAFRAANQDNQVKTALIEGRHIAGNETAFTEFKLRFDATCMDGHETEFLRMRQRDLADRHSKHENTPFVQEPNIKNGCGGLRDHQNAIWTTYAKHRTVRLRDLIKKDLLSLNALRDMERAYDFLLRVRNEMHYVEKREQDTLTLRLQGVVATNLGYRHKKILIRIEEFMRDYYQHTTNLLHRTAELMDRYHLQAIETEKPSLVQRLLKGRAPKTEKFDGFISKHERIYAEHDNIFTEDPPRLIRLFVHTQQRHLRLSPELHNLVQKNFHLINISFRYNKAARESFEAILNQKGDVARTLRQMHRVGVLGRYMPEFGALTCLVQHEFFHRYTADEHTLRTIDKLDELAGTPQPGLGLYQRLFHDLQEPYILYLALLLHDSGRAHNTATHSDASATLAHRVARRFQIKGARLRLLMFLVDHHLTLYRTATSKNIEDPKVIAEFADIIRSKQNLDALVVMTLVDSQGTSDKGWNSWKESLILHLYRTTVAYLNDPSDFLRSATAPLRELGSDIRKKLDTTFEHEIAAHVRHMPRSYFNFRDADTIAVHIKQLRDFFRKVHEDPAPQSLLPILHWDDRPEQGISELTVLCWDRHLLLARVSGALSAMNINILGADLYRRSDDCVIDIFRVARNDFTPVTNDRVKARVKNLIEGAFKEEDIDFSSAITEHRRRNKGFEEVAAEVPQRVLINNNLSNEYTVIELQALDRIGLLHDVFMAIGRLGLSVCHARISTEKGVAIDSIYLQDKAEQKIHDPDVLEQLKNDVRSAVFVPVIA
- a CDS encoding adenine phosphoribosyltransferase is translated as MDSDSLSRLRQAIRDVPDFPSPGILFKDITPVLADPDLLRLTIETMAATVTDQKIDKIVGIDARGFIFGAMLAAHLGCGFVPARKKGKLPWRTRGVDYALEYGTASLEMHEDAILPGENILLADDLLATGGTAAAALQLITTAEANLIGSVFFIELAFLNGREKISSYGPAHAIITF
- a CDS encoding sulfurtransferase, producing the protein MPSFTNIAAYLFANLTDLKSLRESLLADCKTWNLKGTILLAPEGINLFIAGSAENIENLLTRLRDIPGLETLSPKYSLSDHQPFNRMLVRLKKEIISFGVEGINPAQRTSPKLSPKQLKAWLDEGKPVTLLDTRNDYEVKLGTFKNAHILPIDHFREFPEAVRQLPEELKHQPIVMFCTGGIRCEKAGPFMEREGFTDIHQLDGGILKYFEDCGGDHYDGECFVFDQRVGVDPALRETSSAVCFACQSPLTEEEHSDPRYIPGQSCPYCYRTSEQQLTETLAASRARLADLLSKPLPGSTPYDNSRPLNIPESCDSLPFVDALVTIFPHISRDEWRRLCAEDAFLDTNGHPVAADHIVHAGERYVRMQRNLTEPDINAAIELLYEDEAILVINKPAPLPMHPAGRFNRNTLQHLLNLAYDPRKIRAAHRLDANTTGLVICTLTRHFANLLQPQFERGEVEKIYLTRVQGHPPTDHFFSDQPISDEPGLAGSRTIDHLNGLPARTEFTVISRDPDGTALLEARPITGRTNQIRVHLWHLGFPIVGDQAYLPNHQNGPTQTLDTEAPPLCLHASRMTFTHPLTQQRQTFEAPRPMWA
- a CDS encoding DUF1287 domain-containing protein is translated as MHPILSITLHLFLTLTTPLLADQSPAQKLINSARKQIGVTTHYDPAYVSLTYPNGDLPKERGVCTDVVIRAMRDALNLDLQKLVHEDMRANFAKSPKIWGLKRPDKNIDHRRVPNLQVYLTRHHQKLKATTDPANYQPGDLVTCLVGGNLPHIMIVSDKKSATGTYLIIHNIGTGTQEEDRLFQFPLTGHYRLR